One segment of Trueperaceae bacterium DNA contains the following:
- a CDS encoding recombinase RecA gives MSHQRQESLDATIMQIEKQFGKGAIMRLGDE, from the coding sequence ATGAGTCATCAAAGACAAGAATCTTTAGACGCCACCATTATGCAAATTGAAAAGCAGTTTGGTAAGGGTGCGATTATGCGCCTTGGGGACGAG